A portion of the Staphylococcus felis genome contains these proteins:
- a CDS encoding SprT family protein: MNNQKLQALAEQIAITDFNDVFKHKIYFNHRLRSTGGRYLLQTHHIEINPKQYEYFGFDAVVDIIKHELCHYFLHLNGKGYQHRDQDFKRLSQKVGAPRFCKPIQPYEERVQYHYKCQNCKQDYFRIRKVNLNTMRCGKCKGQLKQI, translated from the coding sequence ATGAATAATCAAAAGTTACAAGCATTGGCTGAGCAAATCGCTATAACGGACTTCAATGACGTATTTAAACATAAGATATATTTTAACCATCGATTGCGTTCAACAGGTGGGAGATATCTTCTTCAAACACATCATATTGAAATAAATCCGAAGCAATATGAATATTTCGGGTTTGATGCAGTAGTGGATATCATTAAACATGAGTTATGTCATTATTTTTTACACTTAAATGGGAAAGGCTATCAACATCGAGACCAAGATTTTAAAAGATTGAGTCAAAAAGTAGGTGCGCCCAGATTTTGTAAACCCATCCAGCCATATGAAGAGCGTGTACAATATCATTACAAATGTCAAAACTGTAAACAAGATTATTTTCGAATTCGCAAAGTTAATCTAAATACAATGAGATGTGGTAAATGTAAAGGGCAATTAAAACAAATTTAA